In Malus sylvestris chromosome 15, drMalSylv7.2, whole genome shotgun sequence, a single genomic region encodes these proteins:
- the LOC126603305 gene encoding protein MKS1-like, with protein sequence MNPARPPPAPKKEIQLQGPRPSPLKVNKDSVKIKKPPPHPPPHPASTQHPPPPPPPPPHPQPVVIYSVSPKVIHTTENEFMSLVQRLTGPSTPSPSSSSPDGLSPAARLASVHKTSPNSTSGHNKPVTTDDDFMTSIFNNPEDQGGGGGGSVQLDEMGQFPGILSPPPASLPAVTSGFFSQHHQHDVISSPMSNNWMGMAFSPGPSSALISPSPCSWDLFNNFLHYF encoded by the coding sequence aTGAACCCAGCAAGGCCTCCTCCAGCACCCAAAAAGGAGATACAACTCCAAGGTCCCCGCCCTTCCCCTCTCAAAGTCAACAAAGACTCCGTCAAGATCAAGAAGCCACCGCCGCACCCACCCCCGCATCCAGCATCCACCCAGcatccacctccacctccacctccacctccacatCCACAGCCGGTGGTGATCTACTCAGTGTCTCCCAAAGTCATCCACACCACTGAAAACGAGTTCATGTCCTTAGTCCAACGCCTAACCGGCCCTTCCACCCCTtcgccctcctcctcctcccccgaCGGCCTCTCGCCGGCTGCAAGACTCGCCTCCGTACACAAAACAAGCCCTAATTCAACCTCGGGCCACAACAAGCCCGTGACCACTGATGACGACTTCATGACAAGTATTTTCAATAATCCTGAAGATCAAggaggcggcggcggagggTCAGTGCAACTTGATGAAATGGGTCAGTTTCCGGGAATATTGTCTCCGCCGCCAGCGTCTCTGCCGGCGGTAACAAGTGGGTTCTTCTCACAGCATCATCAGCATGACGTCATAAGCAGCCCAATGTCGAATAATTGGATGGGGATGGCTTTTAGCCCTGGTCCGTCTTCAGCTTTGATATCTCCCAGTCCTTGCTCATGGGACCTCTTTAACAATTTCTTGCACTACTTTTAA
- the LOC126603304 gene encoding uridylate kinase PUMPKIN, chloroplastic-like — translation MAAISPSSFVAVSSSTSSCSFSCPFVSCLKRAYDGVSVSNHRSHGRLAAVSCSSSELGSGSDSDSVNRRSHTQMSSMAPFGVTMSGNGSSGPSYKWRRVLLKVSGEALAGDHTQNIDPKVTMEIAREVASVTRLGIEVAIVVGGGNIFRGSSWVGSSGLDQSSADYIGMLATVMNSIFLQATMESIGIPTRVQTAFRMSEVAEPYIRRRAVRHLEKGRVVIFAAGTGNPFFTTDTAAALRGAEINAEVVLKATNVDGVYDNDPRCDPNARLLENLTYQEVMAKDLSVMDMTAITLCQTNKIPVVVFNLNKPGNISKAIKGEKVGTLICKEDSLPLKL, via the exons ATGGCGGCAATTTCGCCCTCATCCTTTGTCGCTGTatcctcctccacctcctcctgtTCGTTTTCATGTCCGTTTGTGAGTTGCTTGAAGCGCGCTTACGATGGCGTGTCGGTGAGTAATCACCGCTCACATGGGCGGTTGGCGGCGGTTAGCTGCTCATCTTCTGAATTGGGCTCCGGTTCCGACTCTGACTCCGTGAACCGCCGCAG TCATACTCAAATGTCATCTATGGCTCCCTTTGGGGTGACAATGAGTGGGAATGGCTCGTCTGGACCATCTTATAAGTGGCGAAGGGTTTTGCTTAAAGTAAGCGGAGAAGCACTTGCCGGGGATCATACACAGAATATTGATCCAAAG GTAACAATGGAAATTGCAAGGGAGGTTGCATCTGTTACTCGCCTTGGCATTGAG GTTGCAATTGTGGTTGGCGGGGGAAATATCTTCCGTGGATCTTCTTGGGTGGGAAGCAGTGGTCTTGACCAATCATCTGCTGATTACATCGG GATGCTGGCAACTGTCATGAACTCAATATTTCTTCAAGCAACAATGGAAAGTATCGGCATCCCTACTCGAGTGCAGACTGCTTTTCGCATGTCTGAGGTTGCAGAGCCTTATATACGTCGAAGAGCTGTAAGGCATTTGGAAAAGGGGAGGGTAGTGATCTTTGCAGCTGGAACTGGAAATCCGTTCTTCACCACAGATACTGCTGCAGCGCTTCGTGGTGCTGAAA TCAATGCAGAGGTTGTGCTGAAAGCTACAAATGTTGATGGGGTTTACGACAACGATCCAAGGTGTGACCCGAATGCCCGTCTTCTTGAGAATCTAACATATCAAGAGGTGATGGCAAAAGATCTTTCAGTAATGGACATGACTGCCATTACCTTATGCCAGACAAACAAAATTCCTG TTGTTGTGTTCAATCTAAACAAGCCTGGTAACATCTCAAAAGCGATAAAGGGGGAGAAGGTTGGCACGTTAATTTGTAAGGAGGATAGTTTACCGCTGAAGCTGTAA